The genome window TCGCGCGCCAGCCGGATCTGGATGTCGTCTTCAGTCTGGGCGACTACATCTACGAATACGGTGCCGATGATCTGGAAGGCACCAATTTGCTGCCGGAGCGGCACATGCCGCCGAGCCACGCTGCGGTCAGCCTGGATGACTATCGCACGCGGCACGCTGTCTACAAGACCGATCCGGATCTGCAGGCCGCTCACGCCGCGCATCCCTGGATCTGCACCTGGGACGACCACGAAACCGCGAACAACAGCTACGACGACGGTGCCGGTAATCACGACGAGGCGGTTGATGGCCCATGGCAGGACCGCAAGCGTGCCGGCATCCAGGCCTATTTCGAATGGCTGCCGGTGCGCGAGGAATACAACCCCAATCACGGCGCGGATTTCTATCGGCGCACGCGCTACGGCGACCTCGTCGAGTTCTTCGTGCTCGACACGCGCTTCGACGGCCGCTCCCCCCCGCCAGAGAACGCCGAGGAGGCGGTCGACCCGGATCGCATGATGATGAGTGCAGCGCAGGAGCGCTGGCTGATCGACGGCATGCGCCGCTCCGGTGCGCGCTGGAAGGTGGTCGCCCAGCAGACCATGCTCGCGCCCCTGGAATTGCTGCCTGGCGAGCCCTTTCTTGCCGATTCCTGGAGCGGCTACATCGCGCAGCGCAACCGGCTTTTCGAAGCCTTCGGCGGCAGCGACGGCGGTCCCGCCATCGACAATGTCGTGGTGGTCTCCGGCGATATTCACTCGACCTTCTGCAACGAACTGACGCCCGACTCGCGCGACCGCGAGAGCTACGTGCCCGGTGAACGCGGATCGGTGGGTGTCGAATTCGTCTGCCCTTCGGTGACTACGCCGCTGGCCATTCCCATCGGCGTAGGTGCCTACTTCCGGCTGTTGCATCCGCATATCCGGCACTCCGAGGGCACCAGTGACGGAGGGCACGGTTATGCCGTGCTCGATATCGACGCCCGGCGCTGCGAAGCAGCCTATTTCTATCCGCTCAGCGTCCTGCTCCCCAGCCAGCAGGAGCGCAGCGGGCGGGTGTTGCAGCTTCGCGAGGGCGAGACGGTGCTGCGGCTGATGCCGCTGCTCGCTGGTGATCCATGACGCCGAATCAGCGGTGCCCCTTGTTCTATCACGGGCACTGGGCAGCGTTTAGCGCCGTCGCGCGAACTGCGGTATCGCAGCGGCCCGAGAGTCTGCATTCTCAAGGGGCGTCCTGACCGCGCGAGTATGGCGGGAAGAGTCCAACGCTGGCTGGGAGAGCCGGAATGAGGTCCGATCCGCCGGCCGGGCCGTTGCGCCAGCTGTTGGTCGGCTCCGGGCCACCGCGTGTCGCCTTGGTG of Algiphilus aromaticivorans DG1253 contains these proteins:
- a CDS encoding alkaline phosphatase D family protein; protein product: MSRRGFLGAAAAASALPLLSGCDDSGGRQASALQFDGMVEFRHGVASGDPEPDSVVLWTRVTPGEDMPVPVRWEIAEDEAMEEVVAHGTVVTDASRDYTVKVVPRGLEPHRHYWYRFSVGEARSMSGRTKTAPAPGAAVERVRFAITSCALYSFGYFNAYGGVARQPDLDVVFSLGDYIYEYGADDLEGTNLLPERHMPPSHAAVSLDDYRTRHAVYKTDPDLQAAHAAHPWICTWDDHETANNSYDDGAGNHDEAVDGPWQDRKRAGIQAYFEWLPVREEYNPNHGADFYRRTRYGDLVEFFVLDTRFDGRSPPPENAEEAVDPDRMMMSAAQERWLIDGMRRSGARWKVVAQQTMLAPLELLPGEPFLADSWSGYIAQRNRLFEAFGGSDGGPAIDNVVVVSGDIHSTFCNELTPDSRDRESYVPGERGSVGVEFVCPSVTTPLAIPIGVGAYFRLLHPHIRHSEGTSDGGHGYAVLDIDARRCEAAYFYPLSVLLPSQQERSGRVLQLREGETVLRLMPLLAGDP